ATTCGTCGATTACGTTGTAATCATAAACCTCTAAATTGGAAACGCCTTCTTGTTCACAATAAGTGCGAATAAAATTGTTTATGCGTTCGTCTATCTCTACCACTACCACCCGTTTGGGCAGCCCGGTCAAAGTGGCGGCCACTGAAAATAAGTCGTCATCACCCAGAATAAAAATGTCGGTATTTTCAAGATCGCCTCTTTGATAGAGATAAACAACGCGTTTCATGGTATCGATGGGCCTTATAAATCCCTGGTCAAAGTCGCTAGTGGGAAGCGGCCGTCCCGCACAAATTTTGGCAAATTTTTCGTAGACCTTGGCAAAAAGGCCTTTAATTTCAACGCCCTGGCCACAAACATGGCAAAGGGTGTCTTCTAAAGGGTTTATATCAACATCTTTAGCAAGTTTTAAAACCTTGCCCTCCTGAACAATTAGGCCTTCTTTTAAAAGTTCCTGGACAACTTCAAAAAAAGCCACCAGATGAGAATCCTGATAATTTATCAATTCCCAAAAACTCATTGGCCTGGCTTTAAGAGCCCTGAGAATCTGATAACGAATGCGTTGTTTTTCTGTCATGTTTTACCTCCTTGGCTTGCCCACGGATAACAAAGCCTTAAGCTTTTGACAAGAGGCAAATCAAAAGGGCTTTACAACCTGGGATGCCATTACCAAATTGTTTTTTTGAGAAAATTTTTTCTTTTGGTATTATTATCGCGAAATTTCTATAAGGGGGTACCAAAATGGCAGAACTCTATCGTTTCGGGGTCTCAATGCCTGCTAAGTTACTTGAAGAATTTGATCGCTATATCGAACGCCGTCATTACACCAATCGCTCTGAAGCCATCAGGGACCTTATCCGCGAAAAGCTTGTAGAAGAAGAATGGCGTGAGAGTGACAAGGAAGTCATCGGCACCATCACTTATGTTTACGACCATCACAAAAGAGAACTTTCAGACCGCTTAATGGACATCCAGCATGACCATTACCAGGAAATCATCTCCACCCAGCACGTACATCTTGACCACGACCGCTGCCTTGAAGTTGTGATAGTAAAAGGAAAGGCTGAAGATGTCAAAAACCTTTCAGATAAAATAAAAGCCTTAAAAGGCATCATTCATTGCCAGCTGGCTATGACCACCACCGGGAGAAATCTTCCTGGATAATTATGGATAAGAGGTAAAATTTTCGCCTGGTTTTGGGCGGTACCCCCTTACGAACTCTTCGGCCTTGATGCGCTTTTTCCCTTCAACCTGAAGCTCGCCAATCTTTAATATCCCCTCTCCGGTGGCCACAAGGAGCTTTCCATTTTCAAGCCCAAGAATTTCCCCAGGGCTTGCTTTTGCGTCTTTTTTTTCGAAAGATGGGGCAAAAAATTTCACCAACTTGCCACGGAAATAGGCGTAAGCAGTGGGCCAGGGATCAAGGCCACGAATCAAATTGGCAAGTTCTTTAGCCGGGCGCGAAAAATCAAGTAGCCCGTCTTCTTTTTTGAGCATTGGTGCGTAAGAAACACCTTCTTCTGGCTGCTTTTGAGGGGTAAGTCTGCCTTCTTTTAGCAAGTTAAGTGCCCTGACTATGAGTTTGGCACCAAGTGCTGAGAGTTTGTCATGAAGGGTGCCTGCGGTGTCTTCTGGAGAAATGGGAAGAGACTCCATAAGCAGGATATCTCCTGTGTCCATGCCCTCGTCCATTTGCATAATGGTAATTCCGGTTTCTTTCTCTCCAGCAATGATGGCCCAATTTATAGGAGCTGCCCCTCTAAATTTTGGGAGAAGCGAAGCATGAACGTTAATACATACGTAACGTGGAATTGTTAAAACTTCGCTGGGTAAAATTTTCCCATAAGCCGCCACCACGATCACGTCAGGATTGAGAGATCTTAATTCTGTGAGAAATTTTTCATCTTTTATCTTTTGCGGCTGAAGCACCGGAACCCCCCGCTCAAGGGCTAAAACCTTAACAGGTGGCGGCGTAAGTTTTTTACCACGGCCCGCAGGCTTATCAGGCTGAGTCACCACGGCGACGACTTCGTCTTCGCTATCAAGTAAGGCATTCAAAATGGGAACCGCAAAGCTTGGGGTTCCCATAAAAACAAGGCGTAATTTTTTCATTTTCTCACCCACTTGCCAGGAGATTTTTCAATCCAGGTTCCTTTTGGCGCAGTTCGCTGCCATTCTTTGGCAAAAATCTGCTGAATCCTGGGAAGGTCTTTGGGCATAACTCCCAAAGCCTTCATAACTTCCTGGTAAAGGATCTTGCGGTCTTTATTTTCTGCTTCAAGAAGCCGCTTTACCGCCGCACGTTCTTTGAGCTTAAGACCATTAGGATTGCGCAGAACAATAAAGCCGTTTAGGGCTTCGCCAAAAACACCTCGCACAAGATAAGGCTTAAGCTTAGGGTAGCGGGCCTTCATACGGGCTTTCAGCTGCCTGATAGCAGGATTCGTAACCGCAAGCTCTTGTTGGGCATAGGCTACCTTGGGCCCAAGCTTTAAAAATGATTGATTATCTTCTGGCTTTGTCTCTTGCTTTTGTTTTAAGCCGCGCACCTCTTCGCTTATTTCTTTGGCGGCCTTTTCCACTTCTGCTGAAGGGAAATAGATGTTAATCGTTACACAGGACACAATTACTAAAGCAAGTAAACTAAAGATCATTTTTTTCTTCATATTGCCCTCCAAGAATATTTTCTTTTTTCAACGGCAAAATCTTTATTCGTGCACTGTGCTCCTCTAAAACAATTAACGCCCCACTCTTCAAGTATTTGTCATATTTGTTTAGCACCAAGAGAATTTTTGGAAAAATTTTTTGAGGGCGTATATCCAGAGTTCTAATCTGTATCACAGAAGGAAAATCAGCGTTTGTCGAGGCAAGGATAGAGCCAAAGTCTAAATCGTGGGTCAATATTATGTAACCGTTTGTCTTTGCCCAGAAAAATATTTCTTTATCTGTGGCATTTGGTTTTCCAACCTTAGACCAGTGAATAGCGTTAAAACCAGCATTTTCTAAAAGAGAAGTTAACTTGGGAGATAAGTTCATATCTATCAATATTTTCATGCTAGTTAAGCTACTTCTTTTATCTTCGGATCGTAAATTTCGATCTCTTCTACCTTCCAGGCAGCAAATGCCAAAGCTTGATCAATATCTTCTTCTTCTAGATAAGGATACAATTCTAAAATTTCTTTCTTATTCGTCCCTGAGGCAAGTAAACCTAAAATTGCCCCCACAGTAACACGTGTACCTCTAATACATGGTTTTCCTCCCATTATATTAGGGTCAAAAGTAATTCTATCTAACCCCTTCATTTTGCCCTCCAAGAATATTTTCTATACGTCTAATCATTTCCTTAAAAGAAATGATGCCTCCTGGATTTTGGTTTATCACATCCACCCCAAAAAGCCTGGGACCTTTAATGAGATATTCTTTGCCGTCTTTGTGAAACAAGCCTTTTAAATGAAAGAAGTCATTTTTGAGTTTACAACTAAATCCCAGCCTTTCATACCGCAAATTTTTGACAAACGGGACAAAAATAGAAGCCGAGCCTCCGCCAAGTTCTGCCATCTGGCGCACGGCCTTAAGGCTAATGCGTCTTTTCCCTTGCCAGCTGGGATCGTCTTCCAGACGAAGCTCAAAACGCTCAGGAAGAGTACCCACCATTACCAGGTTATTGACTTCTCCTTTTAGCCTTCCCGTTATCCGCCCAAGGCCAAAGGTTTTGGAAAGAATCGCCAGGTCAAGGCCCTTTATCTCAAGGTTGCCGCCGTATTTTGGTAAGACTCCTGGTTCAAAGAAAATGTCGTGAAAGACCACCTTGCCGCGAGCTATCTTAACTTCTAACTCACCATCGGCTAAAAATCTATTTTCTTTAAAGAAAAGCTTTGAAAATTTGCCTGATGCTTCTGGCTTTAAAAAATCATAGGGCGCGGGCAAACGAGGCCTGATATCCGCTAAAAGAACGCGGTTTAAAACGAAACTTTTAGTAGATAAATCGCCCTTGCCTTCTCCGACTGAAATTTTTCCGTCAAGCAGCGCCAGACTAAAAGGCGCAATAAAGACGCTTGGCGGACAGATTTTCCCCTGTATGAAAAGCGGCCCGGCAGCAATCACCTGCCCTTTTACCTTACGCCAGGCAAGGGAAAAAGGATTGCACTTTCCTGAAAGCGAATAAGCCCCGTTAATCGCGACGTTTTCAAAAACATGGCCCTGATAAACGATATTTCCCGTGTAATCTGTCTTTATGGTGTCTTTTTGTTGGTCGAGGGTGAGGGTTCCTTCCAAATTTAGCCTTTCAAGCCAGGGGAATTCTTCTCCGTAAGCCTCTACGATGAGTGGCTTAAAAAAATCTTCTACTTTAAGCGCTACTTTGCTTTTTTCAGGGAGCCTTAACTGGGGATAAACTTCAAGGCCGTTTATCTCCGCATATAAAGGCCCGGTGATCTTGATCTCCTGAAAGCGAAGGCCTTTATCCTGATAATTTGCGTTAAAGAAAAGGGCCAGGGGCTTTTTTAATTCGTAATACCAAGGGGCAAAATAAAATTCCCCGTTATCAAGTAAAACTTCTCCGGCAAAAGCCAAAGGCTTATCAAACTTCAGGGTTATCTTTCCCTTAATGCTCAAGCCATCGGCTATTTCATCAGGAGAGAGCTCAAAACCAAAGTCATTCAAAGAAAATTGAACATCGGCCTTTTTAAGCGGCTCTTCTGAGGAAAAAGAAGCCTTTATTTTTCCTTTTGCTTTGGCACCAAAAGTTGAAGCTATCTCGCCGAAAAATGCGTCACTTCCGGTAATCTCAGCGAAAATTTGCGTAAGATAGGGCTCTTTTTGGAAATTTCCTGAAAGCTTATAAGAAACCCTGAGTGCAGGCGTAAAATCCCCAAGGCCTTTTAGAACAAACTCATAAGAGGCAGGAGACCACCAGCCCTTAAAACCTGTCTTACCTGAAAAGACATTCTGATAGCGGCCTAGCCCCAAATTTTTTATCACGGCGTTGCCTTTAAAATGTGCTATGTGATCAGGGCCAAAAGAAGTTGCTACTTTCAATTGCAAAAGCCCTGTGTCTATCTCTTCTTTTTTCAACCACCTCGGCAGTTTTGAGAAGTCAACTTTTAGCGCCAAAGAAATGGCTTCTTTCAAATCTTCAAAATTATATCTTTCTCTAGAGACTTGCTTTTTCTCTTGGGCAGGAAAGTTGAGAGCTAATTTCTTTTGAGTAGTGAAGCCTCTTAAAAAATCGCCAAGACCTTTTATTTCTGCCTGCTTAAGCCTTATGAAAGTTTCTTTTTCCCCGATGATGCGCCAGGTGCCTTCATCCAGATAAATCTTGGCAAGGTAAACCGGAAGTGAAGACGACTTGTCTTCCCCGGCGAAAAAGTTTCCGCCACTGAAGTTGCTCAAAGAGACCCTTAGCCCCCTTTCTTTCAGGGAAAAAGCAAAACTGGCCTCTTTCGCATCAAGAAAAAAGTCTTTTCCTCTTACGCTTAAACCAGAAAAATAGATTTTTCCGTTTTCAACCTTAAGGGTTTGAGCTTTAAGGGAGATGCCTTTTTCGGCAAGGAGCTTCTGGAAGGCATAAAACAAAATAGCATCACGAAAGAGATAAAGCGCAAATAAAAAACAAAAAATAAAGCTCAGCAGAAAAAATAATTTCTTTCGCATAATAAAAAGGCCGGGGGGAGAGTCCCCGGCCTTTTATTTTATCAGGCTACTTTGGCCTCGGGAATCTCTTCAGGAAAGTGCTTCCTGAAATCAAGACCGCCTTTGGTTTCGTCGTAATCCACCAGGATGTGATCGCCTTCCTGGAAAGTACCTTCAAGAATCTTCACTGCCAACGGATCTTCAATGTAGCGCTGGATAGCACGCTTAAGCGGACGCGCCCCGTAAACAGGATCGTAACCCACTTCGGCAAGCCACTCTTTGGCCCGATCGGTAAGCTCAATGGTAATGTGGCGCTCTTCAAGACGCTGACGAAGATAGCGAATCTGAATATCCACAATCTTCTTGAGATGTTCTTTGGTGAGCTTGTTGAAGATGATAATCTCGTCAATACGGTTCAGGAATTCTGGCCTGAAGTGCGCCCGCACAGCCTCCATCACTAAACGCTCAGCGTCTTTCCTATCCTCAAGCTCCATTACGTACTGTGAACCAAGGTTAGAGGTCATGATGATAATGGTGTTCTGGAAATTCACCGTGCGGCCTTTGCTGTCTGTAAGACGGCCGTCATCAAGGATCTGGAGCAAGATGTTAAACACATCGGGATGCGCCTTTTCTATTTCGTCAAAAAGAATCACAGAATAAGGCCGTCTGCGCACGGCTTCGGTAAGCTGGCCCCCTTCTTCATAGCCCACATACCCAGGAGGCGCGCCTATGAGCTTAGAAACAGCGTGTTTTTCCATATATTCAGACATGTCGAAACGTATAAGTGCTTGCTCGGTGTCAAACATGAACTCTGCCAAAGCCTTGGCAAGCTCGGTCTTACCAACACCTGTGGGCCCAAGGAACATAAAAGACCCAATAGGACGATTCGGGTCTTTAAGTCCGGCACGGGCCCTGCGCACAGCATTGGCAATGGCCTTGATAGCATGGTCCTGACCAACCACTCGCTGGGCCAGGCGTTCTTCCATCTTAAGGAGCTTTTCGCGCTCAGATTCAAGAAGCTTGGTAACAGGAATTCCTGTCCACTTGGCCACCACTTCGGCAATGTCTTCCGCGGTAACTTCTTCTTTTAAGAAACTTTTGCCCTCTTTTTGAAGCTCCTCTAGCTTTTTGTTCCATTCCTCAAGCTCTTTTTCAAGCTGAGGGATACGGCCATAAATGATTTCGGCCACTTTGTTTAAATCACCCTGACGTTCAGCCTGTTGGGCTTCAATGCGGAGTTGGTCGATTTTTTCTTTGATGGCCCGTATTTTCTGGATGATTTCCTTTTCCTTTTGCCACTGGGCCTTCATTTCTTCGAGCTTTTTGCGAAGCTCATCAAGCTGCTCTTCGATCTTTTTACGACGCTCAACCGCCCGTGGGTCAGTCTCCCTTTCAAGGGCCATCTTTTCGATTTCAAGCTGCTTTATCTTGCGCTCGATTTCGTCGATCTCTGTGGGCATGGACTCGATCTCGATACGAAGCTTGGCCGCAGCCTCGTCGATTAGGTCGATGGCTTTGTCAGGGAGATAGCGATCGGTGATATAACGGGCAGAAAGCTGCACCGCTGCCACGATAGCGCTGTCAGTAATGCGCACACCGTGATGAACCTCAAATTTTTCCTTCAAACCACGCAGAATAGCAATGGCCTCTTCAACAGAGGGCTCATCAACGTAAACGGGCTGAAAACGGCGTTCAAGAGCCGGGTCTTTTTCAATGTATTTGCGGTATTCGTCAATCGTGGTGGCACCGATACAATGGAGCTCTCCTCGTGCCAGCGCAGGCTTTAGCATGTTAGCCGCATCCATTGCGCCCTCAGCAGCGCCAGCCCCCACTATCGTATGAATCTCGTCGATGAAAAGGATTATTTCGCCTTCGCTCTCGGTGACTTCTTTTAGGACTGCCTTTAGGCGTTCTTCGAATTCACCTCGATACTTGGCACCGGCAAGAAGCGCACCCACATCAAGCTGAACAATACGTTTATTTTTAAGGGGCTCTGGGACATCCCCTGAAACAATACGCTGGGCAAGGCCTTCTACAATAGCAGTTTTACCAACACCAGGCTCACCCACTAGCACCGGGTTATTTTTCGTGCGCCTGGAAAGAATTTGTATTACGCGGCGAATTTCTTCGTCACGACCAATAACAGGATCAAGTTTTCCTGCCTTGGCCAAAGCGGTTAAGTCACGGCCAAATTTTTCAAGGGCCTGATATTTGTCTTCGGGATTCTGGTCAGTAACCCGCTGGCCTTTGCGGATCTGGTTAATCACTTCCATCAAGTTTTCTTTGGTGATGCCACGCCTTTTAAGTATTTCAGCAGAAGGCGTATTGCTCTCGAGAATGGCTAAAAGGAGGTGCTCGGTAGAGACGTAATCATCGCGCATCTCAGAGGCAAGGCGCATAGCGCGCTCAAGCACCTGCTTCAGATTGGGAGAAAGATAGACCTGAAATCCCGTTCCTGAAACAGAAGGGATCTTGTCAAGAACTTCATCAACGTCAGAAGAAATAAGTTTGTTGTTAATGCCCAGGCGATCGAGAATCATGGGCACCAGTCCATCTTCTTGCTCAACCAGGGCCTTGAGAAGGTGCTCTACTTCCATATTTTGATGGCCGCGGGTTTCCGCAAGCCGTTGCGCTTCCTGGATAGCGTCTTGAGATTTAAAGGTGAATTTTTCAAGTCTCATATTTCTACCTCCTGTATTTTTTCATTTTTTCCAATTTTTTAGCGATTTAACGCTTTCGCTTGGGAAGGTAAGGATGGTGGTTTCCGGTGTCAAGAAGCGGCAAATTTTTCCCAGGCGGAAAATCTTTCCTAGGAAATTTTTGCTTGTTATTTTCTTTGTCAGCCCAAGCCTTCTCCTCTTCTGAGCGAAGCGAAGAGCCTGCCCTGAGCCAAATCCCTGAGTAACAGGCGAGGGGGCCTTTCTTTCCAACGTCATTCTGAGCCGCAGGCGAAGAATCCAATAATCGATCTGTGGACGCTTCAGTCGATTCGCTTCCTCAGCAGCATGACAGTAGCAGTGTCATCCCTAGTCATTAACCGTGATGAGCGATTACTCACAGCGAAAAAGCATTGCGGGGCAGGGCATCTGGCCTGTCCCCTTAAGACCCATTTTCACAGGAGTGGGAAGGGATCTCCAAGAGGAACGTCACTCCCAACAACAACTGGCATGCCCGTTGCAGTAACAAATCAGCAGCAAAGGAGGGCAAAATGAAAATCGAAGCAAGCATGTCAAATAACTCTCTGGGTGCTTTTAACACAAATAATTCGAATTCTTTTAACGCTGGACTAGATTTCTTTGCTCTTTTATTGGGGCTCCTAGGAAAAGGTGGAGCTATTTTTACGGAAATAAAAGGAAACATAAGCGAAGAAATAAGCAATAAAAATTTAGCAGATCTTGAAAATCAGTTGGCAGACATCCCATTTTTAAAGGATTTTCTTGAAAAATTTCAGAAACTTTCAGAAGGCTCCAAGGGAGAAGAAACATCTGATTTATCTAATTTATCTGATTTAATAGCCTTTCTCAAGAACCATACTAAAAAATTACATCTTACCAACAAAGAAACTGATGAAAATATAAATAAAGACGAAGAAATTGCAATAATAAATTCCTATTTCAATAATTTTACTAATGGAAAGTTACCTCAAGAAAATAAAACACAAGAAAACTATTTAAACAATGATATCGTAAAAATTTTAGAAAAAAGCAACAATACTACACCAAGCAAAATATTAAAGGAAATAATCAGCAAAAAAGAAGCTTACATTTCTAAAGAAAACGAGCTTAAAATCCAAAAAACCATCCAGAATAAAAAAACACAAGAAACCAACAACAAAGTAGAACTCCCGAAAAAAGACATTTCCAGCGAGTACTTACTAAACAAGAACTACCAAAACATCAGTAAAACCCCCCAGGACAATACGCAGAAAATTAAAGATAATTATTTTAACCCAAAAGATAAGGAAATCCAACCACCAAATAGCACAAACAAAGCCTTAACCCAAAACGAAAAATTTTTGAAAATGGAAAAAAACATTGAAAAACAAGACAAAATAGACAAACTCGAAATCAGAAAAGACCCGGTCAATAATAATAACACAGATAAAATTACAACAAAAGAACTTAATAAAAACATCAAAGACATAAACCAAAAAGCAGACGAACACATCAAAAACACATTAGAAATGAAATCTCAGCTTAAATTCCAGCCAGAACACAAAGCAAAAGAAATTGATGACAGACACCAAAATACAGAAATTAATTTTGTGAGACACAACCTTCAAAACCAAAAAATTCAAAACCAAGAACATCAAACGTACTTACAAAAAAATACAGAAATTAGACCTCAAGAAATACCTCACTTTGTTAAAGAACTAATCATCAAAACCAACAATGAAGGCAAGCACCATATAAAGATAAAACTTGATCCTCCTAATCTGGGAGAAGTAAAAATATCAATGTCAATTGACAAAGGAGAAGTAAAACTAATCTTCACGGTGGAGAATTCCCAGGCAGCACAGGCCCTACAACAGCAAATAAACAATCTAAATAAAGCCATTTTAGATTGTGGCTTACAACTGAATAGTTGTCATATTAATCTAGGACAAAATCAAGATGAACAAAAGAAAAATTTTCAGGGGAACCAAGATAAGAAGAAAGTAGCTAAGATAGGAAACGACTTAAATGAAGAATCAAAAGTTCCTGATTATTACCAGGGAATAATAAATATTAAAATTTAAACTTAGGAGTTAGCTTATGATCTCCGGCAAAACACAGCTTGAAGAAAAGCCTAGTCTTTTCCAGGAAGTTGATACTAACAAACCAAAAATAAGAGAACCTAAAAAAGTCCTAGATCGGGATGATTTTATGGTTTTATTCATCAAACAATTAGAGTTTCAAGATCCCTTAAAACCTCTTGAAAATAACGAAATGGCTACTCAACTAGCCCTTTTCAATCAGGTTGATCAGTTATTCGATCTAAATGAAAAGATTAAACAGCTTGTTGACATTGCCCAAAATGACAATCTTCAGACCATCTCAGGACTTATTGGTAAAAAAGCACTTGTTAAAAGCAGTACCGGACGCGTTGAAAATGGCAATTTCTTAGGTGGAAAACTCATCCTTGAACAACCTATAAACGATGTCGCGCTAAAAATATATGACGAAAAAGGAAAACTTATAAAAACACTAGATATAGGTGCACTTTCTGCAGGAGAACATTCTATTGATTGGGATGCTAAAGACAAAGATGGAAACCCAGTCTCTGACGGAAATTATCGCTTTTACGTAGAAACTCCAACAGCAGAAGAAAAATCTTATGTAACAATTAAGACTGTTGGACGTATTACAGGTGCTTTACTTGAAGACAACAAATATCAACTCCTGTTTAACGGACACGAAGAAATAGACTTATCAGAGCTTGAAAAAATCATGGCTGAGGAGGCTTAAATAATGGGCTTGTTTGGAAGCATTTACGTCGGCAAAAGCGGCGTCTCATCCATGAGCCATGGGATAGGCGTCACTGCTGATAACCTTGCTAACCTTGAAAGCACTGGATTTCGAGGAAGCAGAGCCCTTTTTGAAGACTTTTTTGCCAGGGCCAACACCGAAGCACCTCCCTACGACGAAAAAGGCCTGGGCTCAAGGGTTAAGGACATAGAAGTACTTTACAACGAAGGTCCTATTAAACAGACTGAGCAACCTTCAGATATGGCTATTTCGGGGAAGGGATTTTTCACCGTTTCTGACGGCGAAAATTTATACTATACCCGGGACGGCCAGTTTCTTCCCCGCGAAGTTGAAGAAGGTCGCATGCGTCTTTCGCTTCCCACAGGCTACGATCTTTTGGGCTGGATTTGTCCCGAAGGGGTTGATTGCAGCACCATTACCTCAGGTGACTTAACACCCGTTGAATTTGCACGCTATATAAACGGTCAGGCCACAAGCAAAATAACAATTCAAATGAATTTTGATACCAGCAAACCCGCTGAAGAAACCGACTCGAATCTTTTCGATTTATGGAACGCCAATAATTCCCCTCCCCTTGAGGACGGGGCCTATGATTTTAAAGTGGATATACCCGTTTATGATGGCCTCGGTAACCTTCATGATCTTAATCTTTACGTGGACAGGACTTCTGACCCTCAGGTTTTTGAATTTTTAATAGGAATCCCCCCTGAAGCTGATCCCCGGGGGACAGGGCCTTATTCAGGCGCCTTAATGACAGGAAGAATCCGCTTCGGTTACTTAGGGCAGCTTGAATCTTTAGAAGACTTACAACTTGTTAGTGATGTTTCTGGCACAAGAACACCTCTTAACACTTATTCAGATGAGGGGTTCCCGGTTTTTACGGTAGATTTTGGAGCAGGCCCTCAGCAAATTGCCCTTGATTTTGGCACACGCTTCAATGTGGCAAACAATACCTGGGAACGCCTAGAAGACCATGCTAGCACGGCATTTGCTTCACCCTACGCCGTGCTTAACCAAAACGTAGATGGCTATCCACCTGGATTTTTTGAAACACTTAATATTACCGAAGACGGCGTTTTACAGATCTCTTATACCAACAATCAAACCTTTGATGTTGCGCGTATTCCTTTGGCCCTTTTCGGCAGCCCTGACGAATTAGAGCGTGCAGGGGGAAACCTTTTTAAAGCTGTAGCTGGAACAACTCCTGAAATGATTCCTCCAGGGAAAAGTAGCCCTGGGGCTATTTTTGGAGGAGCACTTGAAGGCTCAAACGTAGATGTAGCCAATGAGATGGTTCATCTTATAACTCTCCAGCGGGCTTTCCAGAGCAATGCCCGCATAATCACCACGGCGGACCAAATGCTAGAAGACTTTTTAAGACAAGTTTAGGAATTTTGAGCTGACTAACCAATGCTGACGAAAAATATTACTAGGAACTTATAGGAGGTAAGTTATGGGTTTGACTGATGCCCTTTTTGCAGGAACAAGTGGCTTAAGGAGCCTTGGTCACGGCATGAGCGTAGTTGGCGATAACGTGGCCAACCTGAATACCTCTGCCTTTAAAGGGGCCCGTATTACATTTTCAGACGTTATGGCCCAAAGGATTAACACTTCTTCTGGCTCCGGGCAGATGGGTCGCGGGGCTTCCATCAACGCCCTTTATCCTATGATGCAACAGGGTTCCTTTGAAAGCACCGCTAGCCCCACCGACCTTGCCATCGCGGGAAATGGTTTTTTTATCCTTAAGGAACCTGGCTCTAGCGGTAATACTTTTTACACCCGAGATGGCCAGTTCCTTGTAGAAAAACAGGGATACTTGGTCAATCCTGCGGGGTTTAGAGTTCAAGGGTGGCAAATA
The sequence above is drawn from the Thermodesulfatator atlanticus DSM 21156 genome and encodes:
- a CDS encoding flagellar hook protein FlgE, translating into MGLFGSIYVGKSGVSSMSHGIGVTADNLANLESTGFRGSRALFEDFFARANTEAPPYDEKGLGSRVKDIEVLYNEGPIKQTEQPSDMAISGKGFFTVSDGENLYYTRDGQFLPREVEEGRMRLSLPTGYDLLGWICPEGVDCSTITSGDLTPVEFARYINGQATSKITIQMNFDTSKPAEETDSNLFDLWNANNSPPLEDGAYDFKVDIPVYDGLGNLHDLNLYVDRTSDPQVFEFLIGIPPEADPRGTGPYSGALMTGRIRFGYLGQLESLEDLQLVSDVSGTRTPLNTYSDEGFPVFTVDFGAGPQQIALDFGTRFNVANNTWERLEDHASTAFASPYAVLNQNVDGYPPGFFETLNITEDGVLQISYTNNQTFDVARIPLALFGSPDELERAGGNLFKAVAGTTPEMIPPGKSSPGAIFGGALEGSNVDVANEMVHLITLQRAFQSNARIITTADQMLEDFLRQV
- a CDS encoding flagellar hook assembly protein FlgD, with product MISGKTQLEEKPSLFQEVDTNKPKIREPKKVLDRDDFMVLFIKQLEFQDPLKPLENNEMATQLALFNQVDQLFDLNEKIKQLVDIAQNDNLQTISGLIGKKALVKSSTGRVENGNFLGGKLILEQPINDVALKIYDEKGKLIKTLDIGALSAGEHSIDWDAKDKDGNPVSDGNYRFYVETPTAEEKSYVTIKTVGRITGALLEDNKYQLLFNGHEEIDLSELEKIMAEEA